A DNA window from Onychostoma macrolepis isolate SWU-2019 chromosome 13, ASM1243209v1, whole genome shotgun sequence contains the following coding sequences:
- the LOC131551734 gene encoding uncharacterized protein LOC131551734, whose amino-acid sequence MACLKGGRMQQRTGAVAGTSVSGVPVAEPGQTEEEPGPEPHHSARNLQAAPASSQSRKPEQRRVKWPTANKKDWHQFDEDLDKILESTCKGNVEQKLHTMCTLIMGIGKERFGVTEKRGTTTPSLLNRREIKISQLRQELRSLKRQYKAAKEEQKTALAELREIVRRRLTTLRRAEWHRKKGKERARKRKAFISNPFGFTKRLLGQKKSGNLTCSVEEMNHHLSITFSDSAREQDLGPCEKLIEPPEPVVQFNISGPTLKEVKNAVMAARSSSAPGPSGVPYRVYKQCPKLLVRLWKILKVFWQRGKVAPQWRSAEGFWIPKEENASTIEQFRIISLLCVEGKIFFKIVSQRLMEFLLKNGYIDTSVQKGGVPGVPGCLEHTGVVSQLIREAKENRGDLAVLWLDLTNAYGSIPHKLVKEALARHHVPEAIRNLILDYYNSFRLRVSSGTVTSAWQRLEKGIITGCTISVPLFALAMNMIVKSAEVECRGPMSKSGTRQPPIRAFMDDLTVTTASVPGCRWLLQGLQRLILWARMSFKPVKSRSLVLKKGKVVGRFRFTLEGSQIPSVTERPVKSLGKIFDSSLKASATLQQTRNDVASWLTAVDKSGLPGKYKTWMYQHGILPRLLWPLLVYEVPMTTVEALERTISQFLRRWLGLPRSLSNIALYGQSTKLQLPISSLSEEFKVTRAREVLMYRDSSDAKVSSAGICVKTGRKWQAQKAVDRAEVRLKHGVLVGNVAVGRAGLGSFSKPRYDKARGREKRQLVQNEVRAEVEEERLTKMVGMRQQGAWTRWENVEQRKITWADLWSSEPLRIKFLISSVYDLLPSPSNLHRWGLVDSPACQLCQRSGTLEHILSCCPKALGDGRYRWRHDQVLRALADTITAAIQSSKSQHPSKHTISFVRAGEKAQQQPRSPGGLLANARDWHLQVDLGRQLKFPNYITATSLRPDMVITSESTRQVVIVELTVPWEDRLEEANERKRAKYAELVEECRSGGWKARSEPVEVGCRGFAGQSLLRTLKLLGVKGQLCR is encoded by the coding sequence ATGGCCTGCCTTAAGGGTGGGCGAATGCAGCAACGCACAGGGGCAGTAGCCGGTACCTCAGTATCTGGAGTGCCGGTTGCAGAACCTGGTCAGACGGAGGAGGAGCCAGGCCCGGAGCCACACCACAGCGCCCGGAACCTCCAAGCAGCACCAGCCTCTTCTCAAAGCAGAAAGCCAGAACAGCGTCGGGTGAAGTGGCCTACCGCTAACAAGAAAGATTGGCATCAGTTCGATGAGGACCTCGATAAAATCCTGGAGTCAACATGCAAGGGGAATGTTGAACAGAAACTCCATACCATGTGCACCCTCATAATGGGGATAGGCAAAGAGAGGTTTGGCGTCACAGAAAAGCGTGGCACAACTACTCCATCACTACTAAACCGGCGAGAGATCAAGATCAGCCAGCTGAGACAAGAACTACGATCCCTGAAACGTCAATACAAGGCAGCAAAGGAGGAGCAGAAAACAGCCCTGGCTGAACTCAGAGAGATTGTAAGGAGGAGGCTGACCACACTCAGGCGGGCCGAGTGGCATCGAAAGAAGGGCAAGGAGCGAGCCCGCAAGCGTAAGGCATTCATCTCCAACCCCTTCGGCTTCACTAAGAGACTCCTGGGGCAGAAGAAAAGTGGCAATCTCACGTGCTCTGTGGAGGAGATGAACCACCATCTCAGTATCACTTTTAGTGACTCTGCAAGGGAACAAGACCTCGGCCCCTGCGAGAAGCTCATCGAACCTCCAGAACCAGTGGTTCAGTTCAACATCTCTGGGCCCACCTTGAAAGAGGTGAAGAATGCAGTAATGGCAGCAAGATCAAGTTCCGCTCCTGGTCCCAGCGGAGTACCTTATAGGGTATATAAACAGTGCCCAAAGCTACTTGTTCGACTCTGGAAAATCCTGAAGGTGTTTTGGCAGAGAGGGAAAGTGGCTCCCCAATGGAGATCAGCCGAGGGGTTCTGGATACCCAAAGAAGAAAATGCAAGCACCATCGAGCAGTTCCGTATAATCTCGCTGCTCTGCGTCGAAGGGAAAATCTTTTTTAAGATTGTGTCCCAACGGCTAATGGAGTTTCTCTTGAAAAATGGGTACATAGACACCTCAGTGCAGAAGGGGGGAGTTCCAGGAGTACCTGGATGCTTAGAACACACAGGAGTGGTGAGCCAGTTGATCCGGGAGGCAAAGGAGAACAGAGGAGACCTTGCTGTACTCTGGCTGGATCTTACTAATGCCTATGGGTCTATTCCCCACAAGCTGGTCAAAGAAGCTTTGGCAAGACATCATGTGCCAGAGGCAATCCGCAACCTCATTCTGGACTACTACAATAGTTTCAGATTGAGAGTTTCATCAGGAACGGTAACATCCGCCTGGCAACGACTAGAGAAGGGCATCATTACCGGCTGCACAATCTCGGTACCACTCTTTGCTCTAGCCATGAACATGATCGTCAAATCAGCAGAGGTGGAATGTAGAGGCCCCATGTCTAAATCTGGTACTCGGCAGCCACCTATAAGAGCCTTTATGGATGACCTAACTGTGACAACAGCTTCAGTTCCAGGGTGCAGATGGCTTCTTCAGGGGCTCCAACGTCTCATCCTATGGGCAAGGATGAGTTTTAAGCCAGTCAAATCCAGGTCCCTGGTCTTAAAGAAAGGCAAAGTGGTTGGCCGGTTTCGTTTTACCCTGGAGGGGTCACAAATTCCATCAGTAACAGAAAGACCAGTCAAGAGCTTGGGGAAGATCTTTGACAGCTCCCTGAAGGCCTCAGCCACTCTCCAACAAACCAGGAACGACGTGGCGAGCTGGCTCACGGCAGTCGACAAGTCAGGGCTCCCAGGAAAGTATAAAACCTGGATGTACCAGCACGGAATCCTGCCGAGGCTTCTTTGGCCCCTTCTCGTATACGAGGTACCCATGACAACGGTAGAAGCACTGGAGAGAACCATCAGCCAGTTCCTCAGGAGGTGGTTAGGGCTCCCACGGTCCCTAAGTAATATCGCCCTCTATGGTCAGTCCACCAAGCTGCAGCTTCCCATCAGCAGCTTGTCCGAGGAGTTCAAGGTCACGCGTGCCCGGGAGGTCTTGATGTATCGAGATTCCTCAGATGCCAAAGTCTCCTCAGCTGGAATCTGCGTTAAGACGGGAAGGAAGTGGCAAGCACAAAAAGCGGTGGACAGAGCGGAGGTGCGGCTGAAGCATGGTGTCTTGGTTGGCAACGTGGCGGTGGGACGTGCAGGCCTGGGCAGTTTTTCCAAGCCACGCTACGACAAAGCAAGAGGGAGGGAGAAGCGTCAGTTGGTGCAGAATGAGGTGCGGGCAGAGGTGGAGGAAGAGCGCCTGACCAAGATGGTCGGTATGCGACAGCAAGGCGCCTGGACAAGGTGGGAGAACGTTGAGCAGCGCAAGATCACCTGGGCAGATTTGTGGAGCTCTGAACCATTGCGCATCAAGTTCCTCATCAGTTCGGTGTATGACCTTCTACCCAGTCCATCCAACTTACATCGATGGGGCTTGGTAGACTCACCAGCATGTCAACTGTGCCAAAGGAGTGGCACACTAGAGCATATCCTCAGCTGCTGTCCAAAGGCTTTGGGAGATGGGCGGTACCGCTGGCGCCATGATCAGGTCCTCAGGGCTTTGGCAGATACAATCACCGCAGCGATTCAGAGTAGTAAGAGTCAGCATCCCTCCAAGCATACCATCTCCTTTGTCAGAGCTGGGGAGAAGGCACAACAGCAGCCACGCTCCCCAGGTGGGCTCCTCGCCAATGCAAGAGACTGGCACCTTCAAGTGGACCTGGGAAGGCAGCTCAAGTTCCCGAATTACATCACGGCCACTTCACTCCGCCCAGACATGGTGATAACATCTGAGTCGACCAGGCAGGTGGTCATAGTGGAGCTTACTGTCCCCTGGGAAGACAGATTGGAGGAGGCAAATGAGCGTAAGAGAGCCAAGTATGCGGAGTTGGTGGAGGAGTGCAGGAGCGGCGGCTGGAAAGCACGCAGTGAGCCAGTGGAGGTCGGTTGCCGGGGCTTTGCTGGACAGTCGTTGCTCCGAACACTCAAACTCCTTGGAGTTAAAGGTCAGCTGTGCAGATGA